In Chitinophaga nivalis, a single genomic region encodes these proteins:
- a CDS encoding DUF1573 domain-containing protein translates to MKMKKFILSLFASMLLTTALWAQSAQTSPADTKVKFAKETVDFGKTDLNKPVTVDFEFTNISKEPVLIEAARASCGCTTPKWTQEPILPGKKGKITANYSANGLGQQNKTIWVKFRGIDQDKELHLTGTVGSNN, encoded by the coding sequence ATGAAAATGAAAAAATTCATCTTATCCCTGTTTGCGAGCATGCTGCTGACAACAGCCTTGTGGGCACAATCAGCACAGACTTCACCAGCTGATACCAAAGTAAAATTTGCCAAAGAAACAGTTGATTTCGGTAAAACTGATTTAAACAAACCTGTTACAGTTGATTTCGAATTCACCAACATTTCTAAAGAGCCGGTATTAATCGAAGCGGCACGTGCGAGCTGCGGTTGCACTACACCAAAATGGACTCAGGAGCCTATCCTGCCAGGTAAAAAAGGAAAAATCACTGCCAACTACAGCGCTAACGGCCTGGGTCAGCAAAATAAAACCATCTGGGTTAAGTTCAGAGGTATCGACCAGGATAAAGAGTTGCATCTGACCGGTACGGTTGGTTCCAACAACTAA
- a CDS encoding pyridoxal phosphate-dependent aminotransferase — translation MPTISQRGVQMPPSPIRKLVPYAEAAKKRGVKVYHLNIGQPDIETPKMVLDAVRHSDFKVLEYSHSAGNESYRRKLTSYYERFNIAVNHNQIIVTTGGSEAIIFAFMACLDPGDEVIVPEPFYANYNGFAVEAEIKIKTITSSIESGFALPAMEAFEQAITPRTKAIMICNPNNPTGYLYSREEMEVLKQLCLKYNLFLFSDEAYREFCYSGEHFSAMNLEGLEENVILMDTISKRYSACGGRIGAFVTKNQSVLDAAMKFAQARLSPPSFAQIAGEAAVDLPLDYFDGIKAEYLSRRDILVKMLNEIPGVFCPNPGGAFYAMARLPIDDSDTFCQWILESFSHEGETVMMSPGTGFYATPGLGKQEVRMAYVLNTEAIRHAMVCLEKALEVYPGRTAK, via the coding sequence ATGCCTACCATTAGTCAGAGAGGTGTGCAAATGCCACCATCTCCTATCAGAAAGCTCGTTCCGTACGCCGAAGCAGCAAAGAAAAGGGGTGTTAAAGTGTATCACCTGAATATCGGACAACCGGATATTGAAACACCGAAAATGGTGCTGGATGCCGTGCGTCATTCCGATTTCAAAGTCCTGGAGTACAGCCACAGTGCCGGTAATGAAAGTTACCGCCGGAAGCTGACTTCCTACTACGAAAGGTTTAACATTGCCGTGAACCACAACCAGATCATTGTAACCACCGGTGGTTCTGAAGCGATCATCTTTGCGTTTATGGCCTGCCTGGATCCGGGAGACGAAGTAATTGTTCCGGAGCCTTTCTATGCCAACTACAATGGTTTTGCGGTAGAAGCAGAAATTAAGATCAAGACGATTACATCCAGCATTGAATCCGGCTTTGCCTTACCGGCGATGGAAGCTTTTGAACAAGCGATCACTCCGCGTACCAAAGCGATCATGATCTGTAATCCGAATAACCCTACCGGTTACCTGTACAGCCGGGAAGAAATGGAAGTATTAAAGCAACTGTGCCTGAAATACAACCTGTTCCTGTTTTCTGATGAGGCTTACCGGGAGTTTTGCTACAGCGGCGAACATTTTTCCGCGATGAACCTGGAAGGTCTGGAAGAAAATGTGATCCTGATGGATACCATTTCCAAGCGTTACAGTGCCTGCGGTGGCCGTATTGGTGCTTTTGTGACCAAGAATCAGTCTGTACTGGATGCAGCTATGAAGTTTGCCCAGGCCCGTCTGAGTCCTCCTTCCTTTGCACAGATTGCCGGTGAAGCTGCAGTAGATCTGCCACTGGATTATTTCGATGGTATTAAGGCTGAGTACCTGAGCCGCCGCGATATCCTGGTTAAAATGCTGAACGAGATTCCGGGCGTATTTTGTCCGAATCCGGGTGGTGCTTTCTATGCGATGGCCCGTTTACCGATTGATGATTCCGATACGTTCTGTCAGTGGATACTGGAGTCCTTCTCTCATGAAGGTGAAACCGTGATGATGTCGCCTGGTACCGGCTTTTATGCCACGCCTGGTTTAGGTAAGCAGGAGGTGCGGATGGCTTATGTGTTGAATACCGAAGCTATTCGTCATGCGATGGTCTGCCTGGAAAAAGCGTTGGAAGTTTATCCAGGTCGTACTGCCAAATAA
- the carA gene encoding glutamine-hydrolyzing carbamoyl-phosphate synthase small subunit gives MPQTRTIQPAILLLDDGTVFQGKAFGKIGTAAGELAFNTGMTGYQEVFTDPSYKGQVLIMNNCYIGNYGTKKEDVESSSVKISGLIAKNIAHNYSRKMADESLEKFLTDNNLVAIYDVDTRALVSHIRSKGAMNCIISSEILDVEQLKTELAKVPSMEGLALCQEVTTKEAYNVGDPNAEIRIAVLDNGVKRNMLKCLSEKGAYLQVFPTDTKFEDCEQFKPHAYFISNGPGDPAPLKYAVETVKQILAAEKPLFGICLGHQLLALANGIPTYKMHHGHRGLNHPVKNLKTGLCEITTQNHGFAVDAAAVAASENVEVTHINLNDNSVEGIRIKNKPAFSVQYHPESTPGPYDSRYLFDDFFELIKAHKA, from the coding sequence ATGCCTCAGACAAGAACCATCCAACCTGCCATCCTGTTGTTAGACGACGGTACGGTTTTTCAGGGAAAAGCTTTTGGAAAAATTGGCACTGCAGCCGGTGAATTAGCTTTCAATACCGGTATGACGGGTTACCAGGAAGTGTTTACGGACCCTTCTTACAAAGGACAGGTACTGATCATGAACAACTGCTACATCGGTAACTACGGCACCAAAAAAGAGGACGTAGAAAGCAGCAGTGTAAAGATCAGTGGTTTGATCGCTAAAAATATCGCGCACAACTATTCCAGGAAAATGGCAGACGAGTCCCTGGAAAAGTTCCTGACCGATAATAACCTGGTAGCCATTTATGATGTAGATACCCGCGCACTGGTGTCTCATATCCGCAGCAAAGGCGCTATGAACTGCATCATTTCTTCCGAAATACTGGATGTAGAGCAGTTGAAAACGGAACTGGCGAAAGTACCTTCTATGGAAGGACTGGCGCTGTGTCAGGAAGTGACAACCAAAGAAGCGTACAACGTGGGCGACCCGAATGCTGAGATCCGCATTGCGGTATTGGACAACGGCGTTAAACGTAATATGCTGAAATGTTTGTCTGAGAAAGGTGCTTACCTGCAGGTATTTCCGACAGATACAAAGTTCGAGGACTGCGAGCAGTTTAAACCGCATGCTTACTTTATTTCCAATGGCCCCGGCGATCCGGCTCCGTTGAAATATGCGGTAGAAACCGTAAAACAGATCCTGGCTGCTGAAAAGCCGCTGTTTGGTATCTGCCTCGGACATCAGTTACTGGCCCTGGCCAATGGTATCCCTACCTACAAAATGCACCACGGTCACCGCGGGTTAAATCATCCGGTGAAAAACCTGAAAACAGGTTTGTGCGAGATTACCACCCAGAACCACGGATTTGCAGTAGATGCAGCTGCGGTGGCAGCCAGCGAAAATGTGGAAGTTACTCACATCAACCTGAATGATAATTCTGTAGAAGGTATCCGTATCAAAAACAAACCGGCTTTCAGCGTACAGTATCACCCGGAATCAACCCCTGGTCCATACGATAGCCGTTATCTGTTTGATGATTTCTTTGAGTTGATTAAAGCACACAAGGCATAG
- the rplQ gene encoding 50S ribosomal protein L17 gives MRHGVKLNKLSRTASHRKALMSNLACELISHKRINTTLAKAKALRVYVEPLLTRGKNDSTHNRRIVFSYLQDKEAIKELFGTISEKIANRPGGYTRIIKLGKRHGDNAEVAMIELVDFNEIYGTTTEKAPAKKTRRAGGAKKKADDAATEPKADNAAEEKTAE, from the coding sequence ATGCGTCACGGAGTTAAATTAAACAAATTAAGCAGAACTGCCTCTCACCGTAAAGCCCTGATGTCCAATCTGGCTTGCGAACTGATCAGCCACAAACGTATCAACACTACACTGGCTAAAGCGAAAGCTTTACGTGTATACGTTGAACCACTGCTGACAAGAGGTAAAAACGATTCTACCCACAACCGCAGAATCGTGTTCAGCTACCTGCAGGATAAAGAAGCTATCAAAGAACTGTTTGGTACAATCAGTGAGAAAATAGCTAACCGTCCTGGTGGTTACACCCGTATCATTAAATTAGGCAAACGTCACGGGGATAATGCAGAGGTTGCGATGATTGAACTGGTTGATTTCAACGAAATCTACGGTACAACTACTGAAAAAGCTCCTGCTAAGAAAACTCGTCGTGCCGGTGGTGCTAAGAAAAAAGCGGACGATGCTGCTACTGAACCTAAAGCAGATAACGCTGCTGAAGAGAAAACAGCTGAATAG
- a CDS encoding DNA-directed RNA polymerase subunit alpha has product MAILNFQKPDKIVLQKSTDFEAQFEFRPLEPGYAVTIGNALRRVLLSSLEGYAIVGIKIEGADHEFATLKGVTEDVTEIILNLKQVRFKKISDGDVANEKISLSIKGKTEFRADMIEKATSAFQIMNPELLICTLDPSAKLDIELTIGKGRGYVPAEENKPKDAVFGYIAIDSIFTPIKNVKYSIENTRVEQKTDYEKLIMEVITDGTIHPEEAVKQASRILIQHLMIITDENISFDTKDTEKEDVVDEQTLQLRKILKTPLEDLDLSVRAFNCLKAAKINSLSELVQYEQEELMKFRNFGQKSLSEIEQVLGERGLHFGMDLSKLKLEEE; this is encoded by the coding sequence ATGGCAATTTTAAATTTCCAGAAACCTGATAAGATCGTTTTGCAGAAGTCAACCGACTTTGAAGCTCAATTCGAATTCCGTCCATTAGAACCAGGTTATGCTGTGACTATCGGTAATGCGTTGCGTCGCGTACTGTTGTCTTCTTTGGAGGGCTATGCCATTGTGGGTATCAAGATTGAAGGTGCTGATCACGAGTTTGCTACACTGAAAGGTGTGACTGAAGACGTTACTGAGATTATCCTGAACCTGAAACAGGTTCGTTTCAAGAAAATTTCTGATGGCGATGTAGCGAACGAAAAGATTTCACTGTCTATCAAGGGTAAAACCGAATTCCGTGCTGATATGATCGAAAAAGCCACCAGTGCTTTCCAGATTATGAATCCGGAACTGCTGATTTGCACCCTGGATCCTTCCGCTAAGCTGGATATCGAATTAACTATCGGCAAAGGTCGTGGTTATGTGCCAGCTGAGGAAAACAAACCCAAAGATGCAGTATTTGGCTACATCGCTATTGACTCTATCTTTACGCCTATCAAAAACGTAAAGTATAGCATAGAAAATACCCGTGTGGAACAAAAAACGGACTATGAGAAACTCATCATGGAGGTTATCACAGACGGTACAATCCACCCGGAAGAAGCAGTGAAACAAGCTTCCCGTATCCTCATCCAGCACCTGATGATCATTACTGATGAAAACATCAGCTTTGATACAAAAGATACTGAGAAAGAAGATGTGGTAGATGAACAAACACTGCAGCTGCGTAAGATCCTGAAAACACCACTGGAAGATCTCGATCTGAGTGTGCGTGCATTCAACTGTCTGAAAGCAGCAAAAATCAACTCACTGAGCGAACTGGTACAATACGAACAGGAAGAACTGATGAAGTTCAGAAACTTCGGCCAGAAATCCCTCAGCGAAATTGAACAGGTATTGGGTGAGAGAGGTCTGCACTTCGGTATGGATCTGTCTAAACTGAAACTGGAAGAAGAATAG
- the rpsD gene encoding 30S ribosomal protein S4, whose translation MARYTGPKTKISRIFGEPILGNGKYLGKNSNPPGQHGANRKRKQLGEYALQLREKQKAKYTYGLLEKQFRNLFDEATRRKGVAGEVLIKLLEARLDNTVFRLGIAPSRPAARQLVSHKHVTVNGIVVNTPSFQLKPGDVISLKNKTANNTALTSVIRGKNPKFSWLDWNEKEMKGVFIAYPERESVPENIKEQLIVELYSK comes from the coding sequence ATGGCAAGGTACACAGGACCAAAGACCAAAATTTCCAGAATTTTTGGCGAACCCATTTTAGGTAATGGTAAATATTTAGGTAAAAACAGTAACCCTCCGGGTCAGCATGGTGCTAACCGTAAACGCAAACAATTAGGCGAATACGCACTGCAGCTGAGAGAAAAACAGAAAGCAAAATACACTTACGGTCTGTTGGAAAAACAATTCCGTAATCTGTTTGACGAAGCTACCCGTAGAAAAGGTGTTGCCGGTGAGGTATTGATTAAACTGCTCGAAGCCCGTCTGGATAACACAGTTTTCCGTCTGGGTATTGCTCCTTCCCGTCCTGCTGCCCGTCAGCTGGTTTCCCACAAACACGTTACCGTTAACGGTATCGTTGTAAACACTCCTTCTTTCCAACTGAAACCAGGAGATGTTATCAGCCTGAAAAACAAAACCGCAAACAATACTGCACTGACCAGTGTTATTCGTGGAAAAAATCCTAAATTCAGCTGGTTAGACTGGAATGAGAAAGAAATGAAAGGTGTATTCATTGCTTATCCTGAGAGAGAGAGCGTTCCTGAGAACATCAAGGAGCAACTGATTGTAGAATTGTACTCTAAGTAA
- the rpsK gene encoding 30S ribosomal protein S11, protein MAKANNTKTAANKKRVVKVDNYGDVHISASFNNIIVSITNKHGQVISWSSAGKMGFRGSKKNTPYAAQLAAQDAAKVAMDAGLKRADVFVKGPGAGRESAIRAIANTGIEVSMIKDVTPLPHNGCRPPKKRRV, encoded by the coding sequence ATGGCAAAAGCAAATAATACAAAAACTGCTGCTAATAAAAAGAGGGTAGTAAAAGTAGACAACTACGGAGATGTACACATCTCTGCTAGCTTTAACAACATCATTGTTAGCATTACCAACAAGCATGGTCAGGTTATTTCCTGGTCTTCTGCCGGTAAAATGGGCTTCAGAGGTTCTAAAAAGAATACTCCGTATGCTGCACAGCTGGCTGCACAGGATGCTGCGAAGGTTGCTATGGATGCCGGTCTGAAAAGAGCAGACGTATTTGTTAAAGGTCCGGGTGCTGGTCGTGAAAGCGCAATCCGTGCTATCGCCAATACAGGTATCGAAGTGAGCATGATTAAAGACGTTACGCCTTTACCTCACAACGGTTGCCGTCCTCCTAAGAAAAGAAGAGTTTAG
- the rpsM gene encoding 30S ribosomal protein S13 translates to MARIAGIDLPKNKRGEIGLTYIFGIGRSTAQYILNKAEIDVNKKVREWNDDEQAAIRNIINGEFKVEGQLRSEVQMNIKRLLDIACYRGLRHRKGLPVRGQRTRTNSRTRKGKRKTVAGKKKATKK, encoded by the coding sequence ATGGCACGTATAGCCGGTATAGATCTTCCTAAAAATAAAAGAGGAGAAATTGGCCTCACCTATATTTTCGGTATAGGCCGTTCTACCGCCCAATATATCCTGAACAAGGCGGAAATCGATGTAAACAAAAAAGTGCGGGAATGGAATGACGATGAACAAGCCGCCATCCGTAACATTATCAACGGCGAGTTTAAGGTAGAGGGTCAACTGCGTTCTGAAGTACAAATGAATATCAAGCGTCTGCTGGATATCGCTTGTTACCGCGGTCTGCGTCACAGGAAAGGCTTACCGGTAAGAGGTCAGCGTACACGTACCAACAGCCGTACCCGTAAAGGTAAACGTAAGACAGTGGCTGGTAAGAAAAAAGCAACTAAGAAATAG
- the rpmJ gene encoding 50S ribosomal protein L36, which produces MKVRAAIKKRSADCKIVRRKGVLLVINKKNPRFKQRQG; this is translated from the coding sequence ATGAAGGTAAGAGCTGCAATCAAAAAAAGAAGTGCGGATTGTAAAATAGTTCGTAGAAAAGGTGTTCTGTTGGTGATCAACAAAAAGAATCCTCGTTTTAAACAACGTCAGGGTTAA
- the infA gene encoding translation initiation factor IF-1, protein MAKQALIKQDGIILEALSNAMFRVKLENGHEILATISGKMRMHYIRILPGDKVGVEMSPYDLSRGRIIFRYK, encoded by the coding sequence ATGGCAAAACAGGCACTCATTAAACAGGATGGAATTATATTAGAAGCCTTGTCGAACGCTATGTTCCGTGTAAAATTGGAAAATGGGCATGAAATCCTGGCTACCATTTCTGGAAAAATGAGAATGCACTACATACGCATTCTGCCAGGAGACAAGGTAGGAGTAGAGATGAGCCCATACGATTTGTCAAGAGGCCGTATAATTTTCAGATACAAATAA
- the map gene encoding type I methionyl aminopeptidase: protein MIHYKTKEEIELMRKSALLLSASLAEVAKAIKPGMTTLDVDAVADQFIVENGATPSFKNYKGFPNACCISVNEEVVHGIPNKYVLKDGDILTVDVGVYMNGYHADSAYTFAIGKVADNVLRLMAATKAALYKGIEKAIVGNRVGDISYAIQEYTEKERGYGVVRELVGHGLGRNLHEDPQVPNYGKRGSGPVMKEGLVIAIEPMINLRTKDVEYLEDGWTVVTRDKSPSVHFEHTVAVGKGRPDILSTYADIEIAEKNNPELNTNY, encoded by the coding sequence ATGATTCATTATAAGACGAAGGAAGAGATTGAGCTGATGCGTAAAAGCGCCCTGCTGCTGAGTGCTTCCCTGGCCGAGGTTGCGAAAGCAATCAAGCCGGGTATGACAACACTCGACGTGGATGCAGTGGCAGACCAGTTTATTGTGGAAAATGGCGCCACTCCTTCTTTCAAAAATTATAAGGGGTTCCCGAATGCATGCTGTATTTCTGTTAACGAGGAAGTAGTGCACGGTATTCCAAACAAATACGTGTTGAAAGATGGGGATATTCTGACTGTGGATGTAGGTGTTTATATGAACGGCTATCACGCAGACAGTGCCTATACTTTCGCCATCGGTAAAGTAGCCGACAATGTACTGCGGCTGATGGCTGCTACCAAAGCAGCGCTTTATAAAGGTATTGAGAAGGCTATCGTGGGCAACCGTGTAGGAGATATTTCCTATGCGATCCAGGAATATACAGAGAAAGAGCGTGGTTACGGCGTGGTAAGGGAGCTGGTAGGGCATGGCCTGGGCAGAAACCTGCACGAAGATCCACAGGTCCCTAACTACGGTAAACGGGGTAGTGGTCCGGTGATGAAGGAAGGACTGGTGATTGCCATTGAGCCGATGATCAACCTGCGTACCAAGGATGTAGAGTACCTGGAGGATGGCTGGACAGTAGTTACCCGCGACAAGAGTCCTTCTGTGCACTTTGAACACACCGTAGCAGTAGGAAAGGGCCGGCCGGATATTTTATCCACCTATGCAGATATCGAAATAGCAGAAAAAAATAACCCGGAATTGAACACAAACTACTAA
- the secY gene encoding preprotein translocase subunit SecY, protein MKKFIETIKNIWSIEDLRNRILTTLLLVLIYRVGSYIALPGIDANALTNFEKNSNQGILGLFNMFAGGSFSRASIFALGIMPYISASIAIQLLTIAVPYFQKLQKEGESGRKKINQYTRYLTVIVTGFQASAYVAYLRNQSGGAIIPEYGTFFFWLSTTIVLTAGTLFVMWLGEKITDKGIGNGTSIIIMMGILARLPQALIAEFYSKVAGDAGGPILFLIEIAIFILITVGLILLVQGTRKIPVNYAKRIVGNKQYGGVRQFIPLKVNAAGVMPIIFAQAIMFIPATLIGFATSSESASGFIRIFSDHTNGWYNVIYAVLVIVFTYFYTALIFNPTQMADEMKRNNGFIPGVKPGKSTADYIGAVMDRITLPGAFFLAMVGILPGVAAAFKVNSNFATFFGGTSLLIMVGVILDTLQQIESQLLMRHYDGLMSTGRIKGRTAPANA, encoded by the coding sequence GTGAAGAAATTTATCGAAACGATTAAGAATATCTGGAGTATTGAGGACCTGCGTAACCGCATCCTTACCACCCTGCTCCTGGTCCTCATCTACCGCGTAGGATCCTATATCGCTTTGCCCGGCATCGATGCAAACGCCCTCACCAACTTTGAAAAGAATTCTAATCAGGGGATTTTGGGGTTGTTTAACATGTTTGCCGGCGGATCGTTTTCAAGGGCCTCCATATTTGCATTGGGTATCATGCCCTACATTTCCGCATCCATTGCTATCCAGTTACTGACGATAGCAGTGCCATATTTCCAGAAACTGCAAAAGGAAGGTGAAAGCGGTCGCAAGAAGATTAACCAGTATACCCGTTATCTCACAGTAATAGTAACAGGTTTCCAGGCGAGCGCTTACGTAGCTTATCTGCGTAATCAGTCCGGTGGCGCTATTATTCCTGAATATGGCACCTTTTTCTTCTGGCTTTCCACTACCATCGTACTTACGGCAGGTACCCTGTTTGTAATGTGGCTGGGTGAGAAAATCACAGACAAAGGGATCGGTAATGGTACTTCCATCATCATCATGATGGGGATCCTGGCCCGGTTGCCACAGGCACTTATTGCAGAATTCTACAGCAAGGTAGCAGGTGATGCGGGTGGTCCTATCCTGTTCCTGATAGAAATCGCAATCTTTATCTTAATTACGGTAGGGCTCATCCTGTTGGTGCAGGGTACCCGTAAAATACCGGTTAACTACGCCAAACGTATTGTGGGCAATAAACAATATGGTGGTGTACGCCAGTTCATTCCACTGAAAGTGAATGCTGCCGGTGTAATGCCTATCATCTTTGCCCAGGCGATTATGTTTATACCTGCTACCCTGATCGGTTTTGCTACTTCTTCTGAAAGTGCTTCCGGTTTCATCAGGATCTTCAGCGACCATACCAATGGTTGGTACAATGTAATCTATGCTGTACTTGTAATCGTATTTACTTATTTCTATACGGCGTTGATTTTCAACCCTACACAAATGGCGGATGAAATGAAACGTAATAACGGTTTTATTCCTGGCGTTAAACCCGGTAAATCTACTGCAGATTATATCGGCGCTGTAATGGACCGTATTACCTTGCCCGGAGCATTCTTCCTGGCAATGGTAGGTATTCTGCCTGGTGTGGCAGCTGCGTTTAAAGTGAACAGCAACTTTGCTACCTTCTTCGGTGGTACTTCCCTGCTGATCATGGTGGGCGTAATCCTGGACACACTGCAACAAATTGAAAGCCAGCTCCTGATGCGCCATTACGATGGTCTCATGAGCACCGGCCGAATCAAAGGCAGAACTGCCCCGGCTAACGCGTAA
- the rplO gene encoding 50S ribosomal protein L15 produces MNLHSLKPAKGAVHKEKRLGRGEASGKGGTATKGNKGIQSRAGYASKRGFEGGQMPIQRRMPKRGFKNNNREEYTIFNLGQLDHLVEKYGLQEFNLETLFMNGLINRTAKVKILANGELKTKVTVKVNAISEKAKQAIETTGGSVELV; encoded by the coding sequence ATGAATCTGCATTCATTAAAGCCTGCAAAAGGCGCTGTACATAAAGAAAAACGTCTCGGACGTGGTGAGGCTTCCGGTAAAGGTGGTACCGCTACAAAAGGTAACAAAGGTATCCAGTCACGTGCTGGTTATGCTAGCAAAAGAGGCTTCGAAGGTGGCCAGATGCCCATTCAGCGTCGTATGCCTAAACGTGGTTTCAAAAACAACAACCGCGAAGAATACACCATCTTTAACCTGGGCCAGTTAGATCATTTAGTTGAGAAATATGGTCTCCAGGAGTTCAATCTGGAAACTCTGTTCATGAATGGTTTGATTAACAGAACAGCTAAAGTTAAGATCCTCGCTAACGGCGAACTCAAAACCAAGGTTACTGTTAAAGTGAACGCGATCAGTGAGAAAGCTAAACAGGCCATCGAAACAACAGGTGGATCAGTAGAACTGGTATAA
- the rpmD gene encoding 50S ribosomal protein L30: MAKIKITQVKSGIDRPERQKLTLKALGLTKMHATVEVEATPQILGMVTKVNHLVKVETVNA; the protein is encoded by the coding sequence ATGGCAAAGATTAAGATCACTCAAGTGAAAAGTGGTATAGACCGTCCTGAGAGGCAGAAACTGACCTTGAAGGCACTGGGCCTGACTAAAATGCACGCTACTGTTGAAGTAGAAGCTACTCCTCAGATCCTGGGTATGGTTACCAAAGTAAATCACCTGGTAAAGGTGGAAACAGTGAACGCTTAG
- the rpsE gene encoding 30S ribosomal protein S5 has product MAKNSFNKVKAGDLELKEKVVAINRVTKTTKGGRTFSFSALVVVGNENGVVGHGLGKAKEVQQAITKGIDDAKKNLIKVPVMHGTIPHDQFAKEGAAKVLIKPAAHGTGVIAGGSMRAVLESAGVTDVLAKSLGSANPHNVVKATFKALGMLREPISVARTRSISLKKVFNG; this is encoded by the coding sequence ATGGCAAAGAATTCATTCAATAAAGTAAAGGCTGGTGATCTGGAGCTGAAAGAGAAAGTGGTGGCGATCAACCGTGTTACTAAAACCACTAAAGGCGGTCGTACTTTTAGTTTTTCCGCACTGGTAGTTGTAGGTAACGAAAACGGTGTTGTAGGTCATGGCCTGGGTAAAGCTAAAGAAGTACAACAAGCGATCACCAAAGGTATAGACGATGCTAAGAAGAACCTGATCAAGGTTCCGGTTATGCATGGTACTATTCCTCACGATCAGTTTGCGAAAGAAGGCGCTGCCAAAGTGTTGATTAAACCAGCTGCTCATGGTACTGGTGTAATCGCCGGAGGTTCTATGCGTGCGGTGCTGGAAAGCGCTGGTGTAACAGACGTACTGGCTAAATCTTTAGGTTCTGCTAACCCACACAACGTGGTAAAAGCTACCTTCAAAGCACTGGGTATGTTACGTGAGCCAATCAGCGTAGCAAGAACCAGAAGCATTTCCCTGAAAAAAGTTTTCAACGGTTAA
- the rplR gene encoding 50S ribosomal protein L18 produces MSTKVNRRQKIRYRIRKKISGTASAPRLSVFRSNSDIYVQLIDDTNGTTLASASSRDKDIKAQQGTKSEKSVLVGKAVAVKAVALGITKCIFDRSGYLYHGRVKSVADGAREGGLQF; encoded by the coding sequence ATGAGCACAAAAGTTAACAGGAGACAGAAGATCCGCTATCGCATCCGTAAGAAAATCTCCGGCACTGCATCAGCACCAAGATTATCTGTATTTCGCAGCAATAGCGATATTTATGTGCAATTGATTGATGATACCAATGGCACTACCCTGGCTTCAGCTTCTTCCCGTGATAAGGATATCAAAGCCCAGCAAGGTACTAAATCTGAAAAATCTGTACTGGTAGGTAAAGCAGTAGCTGTGAAAGCAGTAGCACTGGGTATCACCAAATGCATTTTCGACAGAAGTGGATATTTATATCATGGCCGCGTAAAAAGCGTAGCTGACGGAGCAAGAGAAGGCGGTCTTCAGTTTTAA
- the rplF gene encoding 50S ribosomal protein L6: MSRIGRSPIKLASGVTVTVSPANEVTVKGPKGELKRSIDRDIKVEVQDGVLNVIRPTDQIRHKALHGLYRALLANMVHGVTEGYKKQLELVGVGYKAANNGQLLDLALGYSHNIVFEVPSELKVATLTEKGQNPKIMLESIDKQLLGQVAAKIRSLRKPEPYKGKGVRYSDEVVRKKAGKSAGK, encoded by the coding sequence ATGTCACGTATAGGAAGAAGTCCTATTAAGTTAGCAAGTGGCGTTACAGTTACTGTTTCTCCAGCTAATGAAGTTACCGTAAAAGGCCCGAAAGGTGAACTGAAAAGAAGCATCGACCGGGATATCAAGGTAGAAGTGCAGGACGGTGTGTTAAACGTTATCCGCCCTACTGACCAGATCCGTCACAAAGCTCTCCACGGTTTATACCGCGCTTTGCTGGCCAACATGGTTCACGGTGTAACAGAAGGTTACAAGAAACAACTGGAACTGGTGGGTGTGGGTTATAAAGCCGCAAACAACGGTCAGTTGCTGGATCTGGCACTGGGTTACTCTCACAATATCGTTTTCGAAGTTCCTAGCGAACTGAAGGTAGCTACCTTAACTGAAAAAGGTCAGAACCCTAAGATCATGCTGGAAAGTATCGATAAACAATTACTGGGTCAGGTTGCTGCGAAAATCCGTAGCCTCCGCAAACCAGAGCCTTACAAAGGTAAAGGTGTTCGCTACAGTGATGAAGTGGTACGTAAGAAAGCTGGTAAATCAGCTGGTAAATAA